In Tursiops truncatus isolate mTurTru1 chromosome X, mTurTru1.mat.Y, whole genome shotgun sequence, the following proteins share a genomic window:
- the ACTRT1 gene encoding LOW QUALITY PROTEIN: actin-related protein T1 (The sequence of the model RefSeq protein was modified relative to this genomic sequence to represent the inferred CDS: substituted 4 bases at 4 genomic stop codons), translated as MFKPYALDTPAVIFANGSGLCKVGMSGEAGPHHVIISVMGHPKFNMALPEANXKNYTVGGKALFKYGALHLHYPIEHGLVTRWNDMXKLWKYLFXWELGVKPCRQPVLMTEPSLKPRETREKTAEVTFETFSVPAFYLSNYVVVALYTCASVTGLVVDSGNGITCTVPIFEGYSLPHAITKLYVAERDITEHLTRLLLASGCNYPCILNKALVDDIKETLCYVALEPENKLHKKPEEVLRKYKLPDGNVIHLGDQLYQVPEILFAPDWLGVHNSGLSKMVSSSIMKCDTNIQKNLLEEIVLSGGTTLFPGLEKRFMKELEQLAFRGTPIKITASPDGCFSEWISASIVTSLSSFRQMLVTSEDFMELGTYVFXRRCF; from the coding sequence ATGTTTAAGCCATATGCATTAGATACTCCAGCTGTAATTTTTGCCAATGGATCAGGACTCTGCAAAGTAGGCATgtctggagaggctgggccccaTCATGTCATCATTTCTGTCATGGGGCATCCTAAATTCAACATGGCTTTACCAGAAGCCAATTAGAAAAATTACACTGTGGGGGGAAAAGCCCTGTTCAAGTATGGAGCCTTGCATTTGCACTATCCCATTGAACATGGACTGGTAACAAGATGGAATGACATGTAAAAACTCTGGAAGTATCTTTTTTAGTGGGAGCTGGGAGTAAAACCCTGTCGACAACCTGTGCTCATGACTGAGCCCTCCTTGAAGCCAAGGGAGACTCGAGAGAAGACAGCAGAAGTGACGTTTGAGACCTTCAGTGTGCCTGCCTTCTACCTGTCCAACTACGTGGTTGTAGCACTGTATACCTGTGCCTCTGTCACGGGCTTAGTGGTGGACAGTGGTAATGGGATCACTTGCACTGTCCCCATTTTTGAGGGTTACTCCCTTCCTCATGCCATCACCAAACTCTATGTGGCAGAGAGAGACATCACAGAGCACCTCACCCGACTCCTCCTGGCTAGTGGGTGTAATTACCCTTGCATACTCAACAAGGCCTTAGTGGATGACATAAAAGAGACGCTGTGCTATGTGGCCTTAGAGCCAGAGAACAAACTTCATAAGAAGCCAGAGGAGGTCCTGAGAAAATACAAACTACCAGATGGAAATGTCATCCACCTTGGGGATCAGCTGTACCAGGTACCTGAGATTCTTTTTGCACCTGACTGGCTGGGTGTCCACAACTCAGGACTATCAAAAATGGTCTCCAGCAGCATTATGAAGTGTGACACCAACATCCAGAAAAATCTTCTTGAAGAAATTGTGCTGTCTGGGGGCACCACTCTCTTCCCTGGGCTTGAGAAAAGATTTATGAAAGAACTGGAACAGCTGGCCTTCAGAGGAACTCCCATCAAGATCACCGCTTCTCCTGATGGATGTTTCTCTGAATGGATCAGTGCATCCATTGTGACCTCTCTGAGCAGTTTCAGGCAGATGTTGGTAACTTCTGAGGATTTCATGGAGCTTGGGACATATGTTTTCTAGAGAAGATGCTTTTAA